Proteins encoded within one genomic window of Salipaludibacillus agaradhaerens:
- the sspK gene encoding small acid-soluble spore protein K, which translates to MRNNNRDLPSRISLDKGRHDMSRFASKRPDGSIKDHPKQRMAASSEKQEDDI; encoded by the coding sequence TTGCGTAATAATAACCGAGATTTGCCGAGTCGTATCTCATTAGATAAAGGCCGGCACGACATGTCACGTTTTGCTTCGAAACGACCAGATGGTTCAATAAAAGATCATCCAAAACAACGAATGGCTGCTTCCTCTGAAAAACAGGAGGATGACATTTAA
- a CDS encoding metal-dependent hydrolase — protein sequence MDTGTHVVMGIAIGGLATLDPAVSSSPEMTQAAMIGVLVGSQAPDFDTVLKLRNNSSYIRHHRGVTHSIPFLFIWPTVITLFLYWLIPNLNLYNLWAWIFLAVFLHVFVDIFNAYGTKALAPFYSKWLALGIINIFDAFIFIAHIIGILFWRFGFPPGWTFLTMYGVIVLYYIWRIKAQRRVYHHVKSLHPDATHIFTSPTFKWSRWHVVVRTNSMMYVAESRANKINYFESYPFEPIPDDPIINAARKDKNLAAFLSFSPAYRWAVSIERHGYSVKFVDLRYRSKGHYPFVAIVRMDEDLRILSSYTGWIYNNASLRRKLETVAVE from the coding sequence ATGGATACAGGAACCCATGTTGTCATGGGGATTGCCATAGGGGGATTAGCAACACTAGATCCTGCAGTATCATCTAGTCCTGAAATGACTCAAGCGGCTATGATTGGTGTGCTGGTTGGATCACAGGCCCCAGACTTTGACACCGTTTTAAAGTTACGTAACAACTCCTCATATATTAGGCATCACCGTGGTGTCACTCATTCGATTCCTTTTTTGTTTATATGGCCGACGGTGATTACCCTTTTTCTATATTGGTTAATTCCAAATCTAAATTTATATAACTTATGGGCTTGGATATTTCTCGCTGTATTTCTGCATGTTTTCGTAGATATATTTAATGCATATGGAACGAAAGCGTTAGCGCCATTTTATTCTAAATGGCTCGCTTTAGGTATTATTAATATTTTCGATGCCTTTATTTTCATCGCCCATATAATAGGCATTCTGTTTTGGAGGTTCGGCTTCCCACCAGGATGGACATTCCTCACCATGTATGGTGTAATCGTACTTTATTATATTTGGCGGATTAAAGCGCAGCGACGTGTTTATCATCATGTAAAGTCGTTACACCCTGATGCAACACATATTTTTACCTCTCCTACCTTTAAATGGAGTAGGTGGCATGTCGTTGTTCGAACAAACTCAATGATGTACGTTGCTGAAAGTAGAGCAAACAAAATTAACTATTTTGAATCATACCCTTTTGAGCCCATACCAGATGATCCGATTATTAACGCAGCACGAAAAGATAAAAATTTAGCAGCCTTCCTCTCCTTTTCTCCAGCTTATCGATGGGCGGTTTCCATTGAAAGGCATGGCTATTCAGTGAAGTTTGTCGATCTAAGGTATCGTAGTAAAGGGCACTATCCCTTCGTAGCAATCGTAAGAATGGATGAAGATTTACGTATTTTAAGCTCTTACACTGGATGGATTTATAACAACGCTTCACTTCGTCGAAAATTGGAAACCGTCGCAGTAGAATAA
- a CDS encoding YpzG family protein, with product MQQDPFQSPRANPKRAFHQVNGETEQSLHNQILEVQTRKRT from the coding sequence ATGCAACAAGACCCTTTTCAATCGCCAAGAGCCAATCCAAAGCGTGCCTTTCATCAAGTAAATGGCGAAACCGAACAAAGCTTACACAATCAAATTTTGGAAGTTCAAACACGCAAAAGAACGTAA
- the fabL gene encoding enoyl-[acyl-carrier-protein] reductase FabL, which yields MTTKNTKVALITGSSRGIGKQIALKLAERGYNIVVNYARSRTKAEETAEEIRKLGREAIAVKANIAKKEKVEELFNQIDDTFGRLDILVNNAASGVLKPLMEIEESHWDWTMNTNAKAMLFCSQMAAERMKRQNSGGAIVSLSSLGAGRYLPNYTTVGVSKAAVEALTRYLAVELAPYNIRVNAVSGGAVDTDALTHFPNREELLADAKTRTPAGQLVEPEDLMNAAVFLLSDEAKMIRGQTIIVDGGISLLT from the coding sequence ATGACCACTAAAAATACAAAGGTAGCCTTAATTACAGGAAGTAGTAGGGGAATAGGAAAGCAAATTGCCCTTAAGCTTGCTGAACGTGGCTATAACATCGTTGTTAATTACGCAAGAAGTCGCACTAAAGCCGAAGAGACGGCTGAAGAAATTCGAAAACTTGGCAGAGAGGCGATAGCCGTTAAAGCAAATATTGCTAAAAAAGAGAAAGTAGAAGAATTGTTTAATCAGATTGATGACACATTCGGTCGGCTTGATATTCTCGTTAATAACGCGGCTTCTGGAGTGCTTAAGCCTCTTATGGAAATTGAAGAAAGCCATTGGGATTGGACGATGAATACGAATGCTAAGGCGATGCTGTTTTGTTCACAAATGGCGGCAGAACGTATGAAACGGCAAAATTCAGGAGGGGCAATCGTGAGCCTGAGCTCACTTGGTGCAGGGAGATATTTACCAAATTATACAACGGTAGGTGTGTCCAAAGCAGCAGTTGAAGCATTAACTCGCTATCTTGCAGTAGAGTTGGCACCCTATAATATACGGGTTAATGCTGTTTCAGGAGGAGCTGTTGATACGGATGCTTTAACACATTTTCCAAACCGTGAAGAATTACTTGCAGATGCTAAAACACGTACACCAGCAGGGCAATTGGTAGAACCTGAAGATTTAATGAATGCAGCTGTTTTTTTATTATCTGACGAAGCTAAAATGATTCGTGGTCAGACGATCATTGTAGATGGGGGAATATCTCTACTGACCTAA
- a CDS encoding gamma-glutamyltransferase family protein, producing the protein MTQANALNYPYPSKRMVTYGRNGMIATSQPLASQAGLDILKKGGNAIDAAIATAACLTVVEPTSNGIGGDAFALVWTKNKLHGLNASGQAPKSISIEKLKEQGIEQIPKFGWTPVTVPGAPGAWVELSKKFGKLPLTEVLKPAISYARNGYPLSPVLSYFWGKATDSFSKTLKGDMFNSWFDTFAPGGRAPKAGEIWCSEGHATTLEAIGRTNGEAFYTGELADKMDAFSRQNGGYLRKEDLAAYKPEWVEPIKVHYKGYDVWEIPPNGQGLVALMALNILKNETFTSRDDEETFHKQIEAMKLAFADGEAYITDASHMKQRVDDLLSETYSESRRQLIGEEARLPEAGDPSSSGTVYLATADDEGNMVSFIQSNYMGFGSGLVVPNTGISLQNRGHNFSLDPEHDNALKPGKRTYHTIIPGFLTKGKDPVGPFGVMGGFMQPQGHLQVIMNTIDFGLNPQAALDAPRWQWMKEKEVLFEQSVPNHIINALAARGHSVMLTHVSNNFGRGQIIWRDPTTGVLCGGTESRTDGAVAVY; encoded by the coding sequence ATGACACAAGCAAATGCCTTAAATTATCCTTATCCTTCTAAACGAATGGTGACATATGGACGGAATGGTATGATAGCAACATCCCAACCCTTAGCTTCACAGGCTGGCTTAGATATCCTTAAAAAAGGCGGCAATGCTATTGACGCAGCGATTGCTACAGCTGCGTGCCTTACTGTTGTAGAACCGACATCAAATGGTATAGGCGGTGATGCCTTTGCTCTCGTATGGACAAAAAATAAGCTTCATGGACTGAATGCAAGTGGACAGGCGCCTAAAAGCATTTCAATCGAAAAATTGAAAGAGCAAGGCATTGAGCAAATCCCTAAATTTGGATGGACACCTGTAACGGTACCTGGAGCGCCGGGGGCTTGGGTTGAATTGTCTAAGAAATTTGGCAAACTACCGCTAACCGAAGTTCTTAAGCCAGCCATATCTTATGCAAGAAATGGCTATCCCCTCAGCCCAGTGCTATCATACTTCTGGGGAAAAGCGACCGACAGTTTCAGTAAAACTTTAAAAGGTGACATGTTCAATAGCTGGTTCGATACCTTTGCACCTGGAGGTAGGGCTCCAAAAGCCGGAGAAATTTGGTGTTCGGAGGGGCATGCTACTACATTAGAAGCAATTGGCCGCACAAATGGAGAGGCCTTTTACACTGGAGAATTAGCGGATAAAATGGACGCCTTCTCACGCCAAAACGGTGGTTATTTAAGAAAAGAGGACTTAGCAGCATATAAACCTGAGTGGGTTGAGCCTATTAAGGTTCATTATAAGGGCTATGATGTCTGGGAAATACCACCAAACGGGCAAGGATTAGTAGCTTTAATGGCTTTAAATATTTTAAAAAATGAGACATTTACTTCTCGTGATGATGAAGAGACATTTCATAAACAAATAGAAGCAATGAAGCTTGCTTTTGCAGATGGAGAAGCATACATTACTGACGCGTCCCATATGAAGCAACGTGTGGATGATTTACTCAGTGAGACGTATAGTGAATCAAGGCGGCAGCTCATTGGGGAAGAAGCACGTTTGCCGGAAGCAGGGGACCCTTCCTCCAGTGGAACCGTTTATTTAGCTACTGCTGATGACGAGGGTAATATGGTGTCGTTTATTCAAAGTAATTATATGGGATTTGGCTCTGGATTAGTCGTCCCTAACACGGGTATCTCTTTACAAAATCGAGGGCATAACTTTAGCCTTGATCCAGAACACGATAATGCATTGAAGCCAGGTAAACGTACGTATCATACTATTATTCCGGGGTTTTTAACGAAAGGTAAAGACCCTGTAGGACCTTTTGGAGTAATGGGTGGCTTTATGCAGCCACAAGGGCATCTACAAGTCATTATGAATACGATTGATTTTGGGTTAAACCCACAAGCGGCACTAGATGCTCCGAGGTGGCAGTGGATGAAAGAAAAAGAGGTTTTGTTTGAGCAATCCGTCCCAAATCACATTATTAACGCTTTAGCTGCAAGAGGGCATAGTGTCATGCTCACTCACGTCAGTAACAATTTCGGCAGAGGTCAAATTATTTGGCGTGATCCTACCACAGGCGTACTATGCGGAGGAACCGAATCGAGAACAGATGGAGCTGTAGCGGTCTATTAA
- a CDS encoding L-lactate permease, which produces MSSIIALTPIISVMLFLVVLKMPAVRAMAISLVATALLAIVYWQVPFIIISASFIEGIMIGLSILYIVFGAILLLNTLKLSGAIDTIRASFMGVSPDRRVQLIIIAWLFGAFIEGAAGFGTPAAIAAPLLVALGFPPLASVVLALIADSSPVSFGAVGTPIIVGVEQGLYEGTEVSSIALPYVSEAGGMAAFLQQLATQIMSIDIIVGSFMPLIMVLILTRFFGEDRSWKDGLAIWKFAIFAGLSFTLPALIVARFLGPEFPSIFGGLIGLMIVIPAAKKGFLLPKTSWDFAKEENWLSSWVGKITANDEADKTKAQLPLAVAWIPYLLVGLFLVLTRLDALPFKEKLRSVTVGWNNILGTEIGEQLEPLYIPGFVFILVVIITIFVHKMTKNQVRRAFTWSGKAVIGTALTLFTAVPMVRIFINSGINGSGLEAMPVELANTASALMGSGWPIMAPIIGALGSFISGSATFSNMMFSLFQTSVSDQIGADPTLILSLQVMGANAGNMICVLNVVAAASVVGLVGREGAIIRMTILPMLYYALFAGTIGLILTFL; this is translated from the coding sequence ATGTCATCAATTATTGCGTTAACACCTATCATCTCAGTTATGCTTTTTCTTGTAGTGTTAAAAATGCCTGCTGTACGGGCTATGGCTATTAGCTTGGTTGCGACAGCATTATTAGCTATTGTATATTGGCAAGTGCCATTCATCATTATTAGTGCGTCTTTTATTGAAGGAATTATGATTGGTCTATCCATCTTATATATTGTTTTTGGTGCAATTTTACTTTTAAATACACTTAAACTTTCCGGTGCTATTGACACAATTAGAGCGAGTTTTATGGGGGTCTCTCCTGACCGCCGTGTGCAATTAATTATTATTGCTTGGCTATTTGGTGCTTTTATTGAAGGGGCAGCAGGATTTGGGACACCAGCAGCTATTGCAGCGCCTTTACTTGTAGCTTTAGGATTTCCTCCGTTGGCATCCGTTGTTTTAGCTCTAATAGCTGATAGTTCACCTGTTTCTTTTGGGGCAGTTGGAACACCGATCATAGTAGGAGTAGAACAAGGGCTATACGAGGGAACTGAAGTGAGTTCGATTGCGTTACCTTATGTGTCAGAAGCAGGTGGCATGGCAGCTTTCCTCCAACAGCTAGCAACTCAAATTATGAGTATTGACATTATTGTGGGCTCTTTTATGCCACTAATCATGGTCCTCATTTTAACACGCTTCTTTGGGGAAGACAGGTCGTGGAAGGACGGCTTGGCCATTTGGAAGTTTGCCATTTTTGCAGGGCTAAGCTTTACGTTACCAGCTTTGATAGTTGCACGTTTTTTAGGACCAGAATTCCCGTCTATTTTTGGCGGACTAATTGGACTCATGATCGTCATACCGGCTGCCAAGAAAGGTTTTCTGTTACCAAAAACGTCGTGGGACTTTGCTAAAGAAGAAAATTGGTTATCTTCGTGGGTAGGGAAAATAACTGCTAATGATGAGGCGGATAAAACAAAAGCACAGTTACCGTTGGCTGTCGCTTGGATACCGTATTTACTAGTAGGCTTGTTTCTCGTTCTTACTCGTCTTGACGCGCTACCATTTAAGGAAAAATTACGGAGTGTCACAGTGGGTTGGAACAATATTTTAGGTACAGAGATCGGTGAACAGTTAGAACCGCTTTATATTCCTGGCTTCGTGTTCATACTCGTTGTGATCATTACAATCTTTGTTCATAAAATGACAAAAAATCAAGTGAGGCGTGCATTTACATGGTCAGGTAAGGCAGTAATAGGAACGGCGCTTACATTATTTACTGCTGTTCCTATGGTGAGAATATTTATTAATTCAGGAATTAATGGAAGTGGTCTTGAGGCTATGCCAGTTGAGCTGGCAAACACGGCATCCGCTTTGATGGGAAGCGGTTGGCCGATCATGGCCCCTATTATTGGTGCATTAGGCTCGTTTATTTCGGGCAGTGCGACCTTTAGTAATATGATGTTCAGCTTGTTCCAAACAAGTGTTTCAGATCAAATCGGTGCAGATCCCACTCTTATTTTGTCCCTTCAAGTCATGGGAGCTAATGCCGGGAATATGATTTGTGTTTTAAATGTCGTTGCAGCTGCTTCAGTTGTAGGATTGGTAGGAAGAGAAGGAGCAATTATTCGCATGACAATTTTACCTATGTTGTATTATGCCCTCTTCGCAGGAACGATCGGGCTTATCTTAACGTTTCTGTAA
- a CDS encoding YfhH family protein — MSMAELQQEVADLKVKAQKAEQMGMINEFAVHERKMLLAQAYLLSPDDFHAGEKYQINDSEDVFLIDYLNGVFAWGYRNANSGKEAVPISLLGRRIT, encoded by the coding sequence ATGTCCATGGCAGAACTTCAACAAGAAGTAGCTGATTTAAAAGTGAAAGCTCAAAAAGCTGAACAGATGGGGATGATTAATGAATTTGCGGTACATGAACGAAAAATGTTACTCGCTCAAGCCTATTTGTTAAGCCCGGATGATTTTCATGCAGGGGAAAAATATCAAATAAATGACAGTGAAGACGTCTTTTTAATTGATTATTTGAATGGTGTTTTTGCCTGGGGATATAGAAATGCCAACAGTGGCAAGGAAGCTGTACCCATTTCTCTCTTAGGGAGACGTATAACGTAG
- a CDS encoding gamma-type small acid-soluble spore protein, with amino-acid sequence MKNNQQPNASKTNAQQVQKQNQKSAQGQNYEFASETDAQEVRQQNQQSEQKKQQASSKKQQQ; translated from the coding sequence ATGAAAAATAACCAACAACCAAACGCTTCTAAAACAAATGCTCAACAAGTTCAGAAGCAAAATCAAAAATCTGCCCAAGGTCAGAATTATGAATTTGCAAGTGAAACTGACGCTCAAGAAGTGCGTCAACAAAATCAACAGTCTGAGCAAAAGAAACAACAAGCATCTTCAAAAAAACAGCAACAGTAA
- a CDS encoding SDR family NAD(P)-dependent oxidoreductase: MNLQLQGKTVLITGGSKGIGKGIAKAFLTEQAKVGIVARNEKDLEKAKRDLPGVVTFQGDLMDFHAREKVMTSFLEVFGDIDILINNVGGSSGGKTMETDLRQFEEAMQLNYFSAVHFSQMAVPYMQKKKQGAIINISSIFGRESGGKPSYNNAKAAMISFTKSLADELAKDGIRVNGVAPGSILHPTGNWQKRLEEDPEKIGQFVEQEIPAGRLGTVEEIADVVVFLASERARWVVGATLNVDGGQSNANF, from the coding sequence ATGAATTTACAATTGCAAGGGAAGACAGTCCTAATAACAGGTGGCTCAAAGGGTATTGGTAAAGGAATCGCTAAGGCTTTTTTGACTGAGCAAGCGAAAGTAGGGATCGTTGCTCGAAATGAAAAAGACTTAGAAAAAGCGAAACGAGACTTACCAGGAGTGGTGACATTTCAAGGAGACCTAATGGATTTCCACGCTCGTGAAAAAGTGATGACCTCTTTTTTAGAAGTGTTTGGGGACATTGATATTTTAATTAATAATGTGGGAGGAAGTAGCGGTGGAAAAACGATGGAAACAGATTTGAGACAGTTTGAGGAGGCAATGCAGCTTAATTATTTCTCAGCTGTCCACTTTAGTCAGATGGCTGTTCCCTATATGCAGAAAAAGAAACAAGGCGCTATTATTAATATCTCGTCAATCTTTGGCAGAGAATCTGGCGGAAAACCATCTTATAATAATGCGAAAGCAGCCATGATAAGTTTTACGAAATCATTGGCTGATGAGTTGGCGAAAGATGGGATTCGTGTTAACGGTGTAGCGCCAGGATCTATCTTACACCCTACTGGAAATTGGCAAAAAAGGCTTGAAGAAGACCCCGAAAAAATTGGTCAGTTTGTTGAGCAAGAAATTCCTGCTGGCAGGTTGGGTACGGTTGAAGAAATAGCTGATGTTGTTGTTTTCTTGGCCTCAGAGCGAGCCAGATGGGTAGTAGGGGCCACATTGAATGTGGATGGTGGCCAATCAAATGCAAACTTTTAA
- the mutY gene encoding A/G-specific adenine glycosylase: MKHIDNVQFQSDLLNWYDENKRDLPWRRENDPYKIWVSEIMLQQTQVDTVIPYYERFMTLFPTLQDLAEAEEETVLKAWEGLGYYSRARNLHTAVKEVAATYGGQVPDTPDEVQSLRGVGPYTAGAILSIAYNIPAPAVDGNVMRVISRLYTIYDDISRPSARHTFEMLVMKLISQERASDFNQALMELGALICTPRQPACLLCPVQSHCAAREEGVQEILPVKAKKKPPKKLQMKVAVVKDEEGKILIEKRPETGLLAKLWQFPNIEAVTDTNDDLKAHLSALGVEVSLAKDAVQEVRHVFTHIVWEMEVYTATITKLEETVFSGATTRLFVDRDDISYYPFPVSHQKIIDHSL, from the coding sequence GTGAAACATATTGACAATGTTCAATTTCAATCTGACTTACTCAATTGGTACGATGAGAATAAAAGGGATCTTCCGTGGCGGAGAGAAAATGATCCATATAAAATTTGGGTATCCGAAATCATGCTTCAGCAAACCCAAGTGGATACCGTTATCCCTTACTATGAACGATTTATGACTTTATTTCCCACATTACAAGATTTGGCTGAGGCGGAAGAAGAGACGGTATTAAAAGCATGGGAAGGGCTCGGTTATTATTCTAGAGCTCGAAATTTACATACGGCTGTAAAGGAAGTAGCAGCCACATATGGAGGACAAGTGCCTGACACGCCTGATGAGGTACAAAGTCTTCGAGGAGTTGGACCTTATACGGCAGGTGCCATACTTTCCATCGCTTATAACATACCCGCGCCTGCCGTGGATGGTAATGTCATGCGAGTGATATCTCGACTTTATACTATTTATGATGATATAAGTAGACCCTCAGCACGCCATACGTTTGAAATGCTCGTTATGAAACTCATTTCTCAGGAAAGAGCTTCTGATTTTAATCAAGCGTTAATGGAGCTTGGGGCGCTAATCTGTACACCTAGACAGCCAGCCTGTCTTCTTTGTCCTGTTCAATCGCATTGCGCTGCACGCGAGGAAGGGGTACAAGAGATACTACCTGTTAAAGCTAAGAAAAAGCCACCAAAAAAATTACAAATGAAAGTAGCGGTTGTTAAAGATGAAGAAGGAAAAATACTTATTGAAAAAAGACCTGAAACAGGCCTTCTTGCTAAACTGTGGCAATTTCCTAATATTGAAGCTGTGACTGATACAAACGATGATTTAAAAGCTCATTTAAGTGCTCTTGGAGTTGAAGTGAGTCTCGCAAAGGATGCCGTTCAAGAAGTAAGGCATGTTTTCACTCATATTGTTTGGGAAATGGAAGTGTATACAGCTACTATAACGAAATTAGAGGAAACGGTATTTTCAGGAGCAACAACACGGTTATTTGTAGATCGTGACGATATAAGTTATTATCCATTTCCTGTCTCGCATCAGAAGATTATCGATCATTCACTTTGA
- a CDS encoding DUF3939 domain-containing protein: MFFRRKPENKRRQHTKESIDVISVTIEDVQEAVNNFAKELNEEISLRSIILDNHEIDFDLLHKYLGGKPDRPFYMSKETFEIFEDPEFPKYIDHCQVACDHYFMETGEEPIVPGDKTNKISYFKLKNYLIEHPPIDLYLDVRDRMVTHRKPI, from the coding sequence ATGTTTTTCCGGCGAAAACCCGAAAACAAAAGGAGGCAACATACGAAAGAATCAATTGATGTTATATCGGTAACAATTGAAGATGTGCAAGAGGCTGTGAACAATTTTGCGAAAGAATTAAACGAAGAGATTTCTTTACGAAGTATTATTCTTGATAATCACGAAATTGATTTCGATCTTTTGCACAAATATTTAGGTGGTAAACCGGATAGACCATTTTATATGTCTAAAGAAACCTTTGAAATTTTCGAAGACCCTGAGTTCCCTAAATATATTGATCATTGTCAGGTGGCATGTGATCACTATTTTATGGAGACCGGTGAAGAACCCATTGTACCAGGAGACAAAACGAATAAGATCAGCTACTTTAAGTTGAAAAACTATCTCATTGAGCACCCGCCAATAGATCTCTACTTAGATGTGAGGGACCGGATGGTGACGCATCGGAAGCCGATATAG
- a CDS encoding chromate transporter gives MIYWHIFLAFFIPNIVGYGGGPALIPLVEHEVVHNYGWMTVDEFAEVLALGNALPGPIATKMAGFVGFEQAGVLGAVVALFATIAPSLILMLVLMGVLMKFKDSPKVKKLSAIVRPAIAVLLGLMTYRFAFSSLSDNGWIHTIFLLGASYFLMEVRKVHPAFVITAALVYGAIFLA, from the coding sequence TTGATTTATTGGCATATATTTCTCGCCTTTTTTATTCCTAATATCGTTGGCTACGGTGGTGGTCCAGCGTTAATCCCATTAGTAGAACATGAAGTAGTTCATAATTATGGTTGGATGACAGTGGATGAGTTTGCTGAGGTTTTAGCACTTGGAAACGCATTGCCCGGTCCTATTGCTACGAAGATGGCCGGTTTTGTCGGTTTTGAACAAGCAGGCGTTCTTGGCGCAGTAGTGGCTCTCTTTGCAACCATCGCCCCATCTTTAATATTAATGCTCGTGCTGATGGGAGTACTCATGAAATTTAAAGATTCTCCTAAAGTAAAGAAGTTATCCGCTATCGTTAGACCAGCGATTGCTGTACTACTTGGACTGATGACATATCGCTTTGCCTTTTCTTCTTTAAGTGATAACGGGTGGATACATACGATCTTTTTATTAGGAGCCAGTTATTTTCTTATGGAAGTTAGAAAGGTGCATCCTGCATTTGTGATAACCGCCGCCCTCGTTTATGGGGCGATATTTTTAGCTTAA
- a CDS encoding cytosolic protein: MYVGRDMAELTMTPKTEWTEKELAYFHYLFQQISPYLSAEGVTIHREIVEEIMDRDGLTPLEAEWTSGTRLHFD; encoded by the coding sequence ATGTATGTTGGTAGAGACATGGCTGAGTTAACCATGACACCTAAGACAGAATGGACAGAAAAAGAATTAGCTTATTTTCATTATTTGTTTCAGCAGATTTCACCTTATTTAAGTGCTGAAGGCGTCACTATCCACCGCGAAATTGTCGAGGAAATTATGGACCGTGATGGGTTAACGCCTTTAGAAGCAGAGTGGACAAGTGGTACGAGACTTCATTTTGATTAA
- the ntdP gene encoding nucleoside tri-diphosphate phosphatase, with product MDFPRVGSNIEVQSYKHNGNLHRVWEETIILKGTSHEVIGGNDRILVQESDGRQWRTREPAICFFTSKHWFNVIGMIRNDGIYYYCNLGTPFTYDEEALKYIDYDLDIKVFPDMTYKLLDEDEFTLHKKQMNYPDEVEIILRRTVDELVSWISQQKGPFEPGFIEYWYERFLQYR from the coding sequence GTGGATTTTCCGAGAGTAGGCAGTAATATTGAAGTGCAAAGCTATAAACATAACGGAAACCTACACCGTGTGTGGGAAGAAACGATTATACTAAAAGGGACGTCCCATGAAGTCATTGGAGGTAATGATAGGATTCTTGTTCAAGAATCAGATGGTCGGCAATGGCGAACACGTGAGCCGGCTATCTGTTTTTTTACTTCAAAACATTGGTTTAATGTTATCGGGATGATCCGTAACGATGGCATTTATTATTACTGTAATCTTGGGACACCCTTTACCTACGATGAAGAAGCATTAAAGTATATTGATTATGATTTGGATATTAAGGTGTTTCCAGATATGACGTATAAATTACTCGACGAAGATGAATTTACGTTACATAAGAAACAGATGAACTATCCAGATGAAGTGGAAATTATTTTGAGAAGAACAGTGGACGAGCTTGTTTCATGGATAAGTCAACAAAAAGGTCCCTTTGAACCGGGTTTTATCGAATATTGGTATGAACGCTTTTTACAATATCGTTAA
- a CDS encoding chromate transporter, protein MKQINLFMAFLRVGLLGYGGGPAAIPLIQKEVVERYGWIEEEELSDILAIGNTLPGPIATKMAGYIGFRIAGVIGMINALVASVIPTVALLIFVLFSLASFREYEWVQGMTRGVLPVVAVMLGVLTWGFIKKSTADFGWLRVMFLVILSVITLQLLGVHPAILIVGLILYVFIKPEKRKGSEKAGETS, encoded by the coding sequence ATGAAACAAATAAATTTATTTATGGCCTTCCTTAGAGTGGGCCTTCTCGGTTATGGTGGTGGACCAGCCGCAATACCACTTATTCAAAAAGAAGTTGTGGAGCGCTACGGGTGGATTGAAGAAGAAGAGTTGTCTGATATATTAGCCATCGGTAATACATTACCAGGCCCGATCGCCACTAAAATGGCTGGTTATATTGGCTTTCGTATTGCAGGTGTCATAGGTATGATTAATGCGCTTGTGGCTTCAGTTATACCGACAGTTGCCTTACTTATCTTCGTACTTTTTTCATTAGCCTCTTTTCGTGAATACGAATGGGTACAGGGAATGACACGTGGTGTTTTGCCTGTAGTGGCTGTGATGTTAGGTGTTTTAACATGGGGGTTTATTAAGAAATCAACCGCTGATTTTGGGTGGTTGAGAGTGATGTTTTTAGTTATATTATCTGTTATTACCTTGCAATTATTAGGTGTTCACCCTGCTATTCTAATCGTCGGGCTCATTCTTTATGTCTTTATTAAGCCTGAGAAGCGTAAGGGCAGTGAAAAGGCAGGTGAGACTTCTTGA
- a CDS encoding YfhJ family protein codes for MYDYYERLTNRLLEQNDHLSYFEARTWIELLWEDFEATYAKAGQKYKGKDTTEKVLSQWIDNYGPRLHEVLLEKPKYKEWFEKKKFYH; via the coding sequence ATGTATGATTATTATGAACGGTTGACTAACCGACTATTAGAACAAAATGATCACTTATCTTATTTTGAAGCTCGTACTTGGATAGAACTGCTGTGGGAAGATTTTGAGGCGACGTATGCAAAAGCAGGGCAAAAATATAAAGGAAAAGATACGACAGAAAAAGTGTTATCTCAGTGGATAGATAATTACGGACCACGACTTCATGAAGTATTATTAGAGAAACCAAAATATAAAGAATGGTTTGAAAAAAAGAAGTTTTATCATTAA